The Akkermansia sp. RCC_12PD genome contains the following window.
TGAAGAATGTTCCCCACGGGGCCGGACTGGGCGGCGGCAGCAGCGATGCCGCCTGTGTGCTTAAGGTGCTGAACAGCCTGGAAAACGGAGGACTGCCGCCGGAACGGCTGGTGGAACTGGCCGGGGAGATCGGTTCCGACATCGGTTTTTTCATTTACGGCACGGCTTGCCGCTGCACGGGCCGGGGAGAGAATGTGGCGCCTCTGCCGGATTGGCGGGAATGGGCGCCCCTGCTTGTTCTGCTTAAGCCGTCGTTCGGCGTTTCCACGCCGGATGCGTACCGACGCTGGGCAGGTTCCCGCGAGCTTCCGGGCATTCCCTACGGGGAGCAGGAGGTGGACGGGCATGTACTGGTCAACGACCTGGAGAAGCCCGTGTTTGAGAAGCACCTGTTCCTGGCGGAGATGAAACGCTGGCTGCTGGCCAGGCGGGGCGTCCGCGGAGCGATGATGTCCGGTTCCGGTTCTACCATGTTTGCCGTGATGGAGGATGAGAATGTCGCCCGCACACTGATGGAAGACGCCGCCCGGGAGCTGGATCCCACCCTGTGGATGTGGTCCGGCCGTGTCGCACAGCAGGGCTTTTGTAAAAACATGCCGCAGTAAGCGGCGTTGCCTTGACGCCGGGGGATGCATGCCGTTACACTCCACGCATGTTCAAGAATTTGTTTGCAGGTCTGTTTTTTGCAGGTGCGTGCGTCCTTCAGGTTCAGGCGGGCGAGTACGGGGATAGTGCCGTTCAGGCCGCCCGGGAGCTTTCCGGAGCCGTCAAGACCGGCGACATGATGTGGATGATTGAGAAGATGTATCCGCCCATCAAGAAGCAGCTTGTGTCTTCCTTTCCGGGAGGGGAGGCCGCTTTCATGAAAACCATGAGGGAAAAGATGCAGGCAGCCGCCGCCGTCATGAAGGAGCGCGGCATGGTGGTGGAGACTTATGAAATCGGCAATCCAACGGCGGAACACTTGGTGAGGAACGGAACGGAGGCTCTTGTGGTTCTGCCCACGCGTATGGTGATTTCCATGAAGCGGCCGGACGGCGTTCCCGTCAAGACGGAGAGCAAAGGAATCCTCATTCTGGTGAAGGACGTGAAGGAGAATGGACCGTGGACGTTTATTGACGCTTCCAAGATGAACGTGAACGGGTTGCGCTCCCTGTTCTATGATCTTCCGGCTCAGGTGGTTCTGCCCCCGGTTTCTTCCCGTCAGCTTCCTGTCGGTCAGTAAGGGAGGCGTGCCCGTATGAACGGCGCCGGTGCAGGTGAGGATTGCGGCGTTAGCGCCTTTGAAGCGTATGTCCGGCAGGCGTTCGCGGAGGACGGCCTGTTTTCCCGTGCCAGGGATTTTGAATACCGGGCGGAACAGCAGAACATGGCCCTTGCCGTTGCACGGGCGCTCCAGGTGGACGCTCCCCTGCTGGTGGAAGCCGGAACGGGCGTGGGCAAGTCACTGGGCTATTTGCTGCCCGCCGTGAAGTTTGCGCTGGATTTTGAGCGGAAAGCCGTCGTTTCCACGCATACGATCAATTTGCAGGAGCAGTTGTTCAACAAGGATATTCCGCTCCTGCGCGCCGCCCTGGGGATTGATTTTTCCGCCGCCCTGCTGAAAGGCAGGCAGAATTACCTGTGCCACTCCCGGCTGAGACGCGCACTGGGGCAGATGGATTCCCTGTTTACGCAGACGGAGGCCGCGGAATTGAAGCGCATCCAGGACTGGGCCCTGCGGACGCAGGACGGCACCCTGAGCGACATGACGTTCAAGCCCTCTCCCAAGGTATGGGCCATGGTATGCAGCGAGCCGCACGCGTGCAGCATGCGCAATTGCGGCCCCTCCTGCCCGTACCAGGTGGCCCGCAAGAAGGTGTTGGACGCCAAAGTGGTGGTTCTGAACCATACGCTGTTTTTCGGTCTGATGGCGCAGGCGGAAGAGTCCGAGGAGGCGGGGTTCGTGTTTCCCGGGGATTTCGTGATTCTGGACGAGGCCCACATGATTGAGAACATTGCTGCCCGGCAGCTTGGCGTACAGTTGTCGGAATCCCATTTGAATTACGAGCTGCTGAGGATGTTCAATCCGCGCACGAAGAAAGGCCTGCTGAAGCCGCTGAATAATCCCTCCCTGTTCCAGAGGGTGGAGGAGGTGCTGGACGCTTCCGGCCTGTTTTTCCAGAATGTCCGTGATGACTTGGGCTTTGCGGGGCACGGCAAGATTGTTCGCATTTTACAGCCGGAATGGTCGCAGGACATGCTTTCCCTGCCTTTGGCTGAATTAGTCGGGGAGTTGAAGCGGGAAGCGCTGAAACAAGAGGAAAACGTGTCCGTGAAGGATGAGCTGGCAGACATGGCGGCCCGCATGGAGGAGGCGCAGGCCTCCCTGAAAGTGCTGATGGACATGACGGAGGAAGAGCACGTTTACTGGGCGGAGAAGTCCGGCCCGGAGGGAAGGAACCTCAGCGTATGCTCCGCCCCCGTGGAAGTGGGGGAAATCCTGAGGGAGCGCCTGTTTTCCGCCGGCCGCGCCGCCATTCTGACTTCCGCCACGCTGGGCACAGGGGATGCGGACATGAGCTATTTTGCCGGGCGCGTAGGTGCGGAGAAGGTACGGAAGCTTCAGATAGGCAGTCCGTTCAACTACCGGGAGCAGATGCGCCTGATCGTGGCCCGCTCCATGCCGGAGCCGGACCAGCCTGAGTACGCGGAAGTGCTGCCCGAATGGATCAAGAGGTATCTGGCGGAGTCAAAGGGCAGGGCTTTCGTGCTTTTCACGAGCTACCGCCTGATGGTGCAGGCGGCGGAGAAGGTGCGTCCGTTTTGCGAGGGGCAGGGATGGAATTTGTACGTTCAGGGCCAGGAGATGCAGCGGCATGCCATGCTGGAGGCGTTCAGAAAGGACGTGAACAGCGTTTTGTTCGGCACGGACAGTTTCTGGACGGGGGTGGATGTGCCGGGAGAGGCCCTTTCCAACGTGATCGTGACGCGTCTGCCGTTTGAGGTGCCCGACCACCCGCTGGTGGAGTCCCGCTTTGAGAGCATCAAGGAACGCGGCGGAAATCCATTTTACGAGTATTCCGTGCCCGTGGCCATCCTGAAGCTGAGGCAGGGGGTCGGGCGGTTGATACGCACGAAGAACGATTCCGGGATGGTGGTGATTTTGGACTCCCGCGTGGCTACCAAGAGGTACGGGGCGAGGTTCATCAAGTCCCTGCCGGACGCGCGGCTGGAGTTTGTGTGAGGACGGGTGCGCTTAGTTCAGCTTCCAGTTCTGCCGTCCGAAGAAGATGCGGTAGAGTTTCCGTGTTATCCTTCTCTTCCGGCACAGGTGCCAGAGAGCCGGTTTTTTGTAGTTAAGCAGGAATTCCACGTCCTTTACCCAGGGTTCCGACAGATGGCGCTGCCGGCAGAATTGAAGAAGAGTCTGGTAGGTATGGCGCAGGGAGAGCGTGGCCAGGTCAATGGAGCGGATGTCCCTGGAGGATAGTTCCACGGACGGCATGCAGCCTTCCAGCAGGTGTTCCGCTCCGCAGGCCTTGAAGTTCAAGATGGTGCGTTTGCATTTTTCACACTGTCCGCAATTTTTCCCGCCCGGCTGCGGATTCTCCCAGCATACCCGGAGGCGGGATACGCCGAAGGGCCAGTTTTTAAGTTTTTCCGCCTTTTCCGTGCGGGAAAAGCCGTGGCCGTCAGGGTAAACCCGGAATTGCCGCTGGGAAAGAAGGTGGTCCGTGATGGGCTGGCTGCCCCAGGGAATGGTCAATGTGTCGTAGGGCGCCGAGCTTCCCGCGATGAGGTTTCTGTAGCCGGAAGGGGCCAGGAAGGAAGCCAGTCCGGCAAGAACGGCAAGATGGCTCAGTTCCCCCCATAAGGCGGCATGTTCATGAAAGACGTTTTGGTAATTGCAGCGGATGACGTACAGCTTGTCAATGCCGAGGTCCTTTAACATGAGGCGGGCATTTTCCTCCACATCCAGCAGGAGCTGTTCTTTCGCGAGGGGGACGTCCAGACCCGCTCCCAGGAAACCCGCCTTGATGTTCAGCGTATTTCTTCCCGCCTGGCCGGAGGTGTGCCTGTAGGCGGAGAAGGCCGCATCCAGCCCTCCCGAGAAGCAGACGAGGGCGGAGTCGTCCACCGGGTCCTGGGTATCGTCAATGATCTGTTCGGGAGACAGCGTGACGGGATGGAGCTTGTCTGGGTACCATTTGATGAATGCCTCCGTGAAGTTTTCCAGATTCCGGAGCAGGGTGAGGCTCACCGGAGCGTTGATTTTGAATTCGCCGCCGATGCGCATCATCTCAAAGATGAGCAGGCGCGTCCACGCATCTCCCCTGGCGGGCGAGTCTATCCAGGCCCGGCAGGCTTGTTCTTCCAGTTCCGCCCAGACTTCGCGACGATCATCATCCGTTTGAAAGGTGCAGGTCAGGCGGTGCAAACCATTGGATTGCAGGTGTCCGGTTTTTGGAATATCCAAGGCTGAAGGCATGTCGGCCTACATTGTACGGATTCGGAATCCGTTTTAATCACAAATAGTTACAATCATCTCACTATAAACATAATATACGTATTCCACACAAAAGCCGCTCATCAACCGGAAGCGCATCTCTAATCCTAATAGCTTCGTGTTCAAAATTGAACATTGACCCCGGATTCCGAATTTGCAGGGTAAATTTTCCGGACGGGACGGGAATGGCGGCAGCCCGGAACACAGTGTGGGGATATTTTCCTTTTACCTGCCGTAGTGCCTCAGACAGTAGCTTAGGGGTTGTTCCAGGCGGGCTTCCTCCAGCAGGGCACAGTCCGCAAAGATGTCCGGCACAGGAGCGTCCGCCAGGATGGAGCCGTCTTTCATAACGATGCAGCGGGTGCACAGGTCCATGACCATGTCCAGATCGTGGGTGGCGATGATTTTGGTGTGGGAGAACCGGCGCAGCAGGTTGATGAGCGTGCGGCGGGAGGCCGGGTCCAGATTGGCGCTGGGCTCGTCCAGGACGAGGATGTCTGGACTCATGGAAAGGACGGTGGCGATGGAGACGGCGCGTTTTTCCCCCCCGGAAAGGTGGTGCGTCATTTTGTCCGCCAGGGCGGCGGCATTCACATCCTGCAGGGCCTGGGCCACGCGGCGGTCTATTTCTTCCTGAGGGAGTCCCATGTTCAGAGGGCCGAACGCCACGTCTTCCCGGACCGTGGGCATGAAGAGCTGGTCGTCCGCCTGCTGGAATACCATACCTACGCTTTCCCGGACGCGGGCAGCCGTTTTAGGCGTCACGGGGATGTCTCCCACGCGCACCTGTCCCGAAGAGGGCGTCAGCAGGCCGTTGAGGTGGAGCAGCAAGGTGGATTTTCCCGCCCCGTTTCCTCCGACGAGGGCGACGGATTCTCCGTGCGTGATGCGCATGGTGACGCCGTTCAGGGCCGGGGGAGAGTCCGGATAGCTGAAGCACAGGTCGATGGTTTCTACAAGATGGTGGCTCATGAGATGAGATTGCGGGTGAATTGGCCCGCCAGCATGGTGACGTTGACGCAGCGGAAAAGGATGGCGAAGAGGCAGAAAAGGAGGCCGCCCATTACTCCCCGCGCCGTGATGGCGCCGGGAACGGAAGAGAATTCGGGATCTTCCCCGCCCCTGCACTGGACGGCCTGGTAAATGCGTTCCGCCCGGCCGAACGCGCGCAGCAGGAGCTGTCCCGTCATGGCCCCCCATATGGACAGCGGGACGGCGCCGGAGGAACCGCGCCGGGAACGGAAGGCCAGGAGCGTGTTCTGGAATTCGTCCACCAGAATGAAGGCATACCTGTACAGGAAGGCCAGCAGGGTGATCAGGATGCGCGGCACGCCGAGCTGCCGGAGGCCGCGGCACAGCGGGGCGAAGCCGGTGGAGGCCAGCAGGGTGAAGGCTGCCAGAATGGTCAGCATGCACCGCAGGATGATGGAGATGAAGGAGATCATGCCCCGCGTGACGGGAATGCCGAACCATTCCCCCGCGGGCGTCCTGTCCACCAGGGGATTGAATATCCCGATCATGACGGCGACGGGCAGGAGCCACAGGGTCCGTTTCAGCAGGTAGCCGAGGGGGAGCCCCGCCATGCGGATGACGCACACGGGGAACAGGAAGAAGGGGAGCTGCCCCGTGATTTCCTGCGGCGGCCAGGAGAGGACGCAGATTTGAAAGACGATGAAGGCCCCTATCTTGATGCGGGCGTCCAGACGGTGGAATCCGGTGTTTCCGCAGGAAAACCGGTCCATTTGGCGGAATTGCCGCGCGGCGTCCGTGAAGAGGGGCATGGAGGAATCAGCGGGGGCGGTCTTCGTGCGGTTTTCTGCCGAAGAGGAATCCGGCCAGGAAGATCAGCGCCGCGATGATGGCGCTGCCCAGGATGCCGGCCAGGCTCGTTTCAGGATTGACCAGGGAGGCGGGTTCCGTGTCCGGGACCGTTTCTTCCGCGGCGGGCAGGGCGTAGTCCGGCATGATGGCTGTGGCCGTCTGTACGGATTCCAGATTGCGGTGGATGGCGGAGGGGGCCGCCAGGCTCGTTTCCTCGGAGCCCGTGACTCCGGCCACGGACCATTCCAGGCCGTCCGGGTAGGCGGAGGCGAACCAGGAGAGAGCCGCGCCGCAGAGAAGGGCGGCCACCGCAAAGATGCCCAAGACGGTGAAGGATGCCCTTTTTGGGGTTCCATGTTCCGGTTCCGCAGGACGCAGCAGGGAAGGCTGCGCCTTGCTGATGAAGATGACCACGGCGGCCGTGGCAAGACCTTCCACAACGCCGATGGCCAGGTGGATGGGCAGCATCAGTTCCACGAACTGGGCGAAGGGCAGGGCGGAAATGCCGGAAGCCGTAGTTTCCAGAACGACGGAGAAGGCCCCCAGCTGGAGCCCGATGACGGCGGCCGTGATGCTTGCCAGCGTGATGCGGCCCGTGCCGGGGCTGCCGCCCGCCAGCGGCTTGTAAATGAAGGGGTAGGCCACCAGGCAGGAGAAGAAGCCCAGGTTGAAGATGTTGCAGCCCAGCGCCAGCAGGCCGCCGTCCGCGAAGAAGAGGGCCTGGACGGCCAGGATGGCCGCCATGACCAGAAAGCCTGCATAGGGGCCGAGCAGGATGGCCAGAATGAGGCCGCCGCCCAGGTGCCCGCTGGACCCAGTGCCCGGAATGGTGAAGTTCAGCATCTGGCAGGCAAAGATGAAAGCTCCCAGCACGCCCATGAGCGGGACGAGCCGGGCCTCCTTTTCCTGCTTGATCTTGCGCGCGCAGAGTACGGTGATTGCCGCCGTGGCCGCCCACATGGTGCAGCCTACTGCCGGTGAAACGAAGCCGTCCGCCATATGCATGGTTTCTGTGTCTTTCTATGGGTGAAATGTTGGTGAAATGGCCCGGATTGGGCAGATTGGCGTTACTTTAGCATAAATGCCGGAAAGCCGAAGAAGGAAGTGCGGCAACATGGGAGAGGTTGTCTTCCGCAGATGTGTGGAGGAGCCGGGAATTCCTGCCGTAGTTGATGATTCCGTGCGGAGAGATGAGTGCCTTTCCGCATATTGCATGGTATCTGCGTCCGGAGATTTTCTTTAATCCGGGAAAGATTTTCAAGGGAAAGCCTACTGGAAGTAAACGGGTTGGATTTGATGCACTGCTTTCTTCTGTTTGTTAGATGGAGGCATGATGAATTTTTCCTTAGCAAAGTACCTGTTTTCAATAGGCGGCTGTACAACCATCCTTGCCAACGTTTCCGCGGACACCGCCGTTTCGTCCGCCGGAGCCATTGGCGGCCTGGGAATTTTGACGATAGCGGTGAATTATACGCTGAATCTGCTCAAGAAGAAAGACGAGCAGCTGATGGCGAAGGACGCCCGGATTGAGGCTCTGGTCGACCGCCTAATCAACAAGTGCCCGAATTGCGAGCTGGCGAAGGCTGCCAACAAGTCCCTGCTGGAGGACGAGTAGCTGTTCCGCAACGCCCGGAAGGGCTGTTTTCGTATAGGACCTAGGGCTTGACGCGGGTGTAGGCGTCTTTTTGGCCGCCTGCCTCCAGTTCCAGCTTTCCATCAGTCAGGCTGGTGATGACGGCCTGGGTGGTGAAAACTGAGCTGTTTTTATTGCCGATGCTTTTCCCCCGGAGAGTGAGGACGTTGCCGTTCCGGCTCCATTCCGTGTAAACCAGCGTATTCATGTTGACGGATTCCGCCCCGCCGCCGGGCAGGAGGCGGATGCCCTGCATGGCGCCGGGCTGGCCGGGAACGGGCTGAACCCAGCACCCCGTGATTTCAGCCTGGCGAGAAGCGCAGGAAGCCAGAAGGAGCACTGCTGCAGTGCAGAGAAGCTTGTTCATGGAATGGTGTTTTTAACGCTGTTCCCGGATAACTTCCGTGCCGATGCCGTCCGGAGTGAAGATTTCCAGCAGCAGGGTGTGGGGCAGGCGCCCATCAATGAAGTGGACTTTCCGCACGCCCGCGTTGAGGGCGTCGATGGCGGAGTTGATTTTCGGGATCATGCCTCCGGAAACGGTGCCGTTTTCGATGAGTTCAAGGGCTTCGGTCCGTGTGACGGATTTGATGAGGGTGGAAGGATCGGAAGGGTCCTTCATGATGCCGGGGACGTCTGAAATGTAGATGAGCTTGACCGGCTTGAGTTCCCTGGCAAGAGCGGCGGCGGCCAGGTCCGCGTTCACGTTGAGCGGCTTGTGGGTGCCCAGTTCCTTGGCTAGCGGGGAGACGATGGGAGTGATTTGCAGTTCCAGAGCTTCCGTGACGCGTTCCGTAAGGCAGCCGATGACGTTGCCTACTTCCCCGATGTCCACGGGATTGCCCTGTTCATCCTTTTCCTGAATGCGCTCTCCGACGAAGATTTCCGTTCCGGGAATGCCCACCCCTTTTCCGCCGAAGTCGCGGAACATTTGGACCAGGCCGGGGTTGATGGTGCCGGAAAGGGTGCGTTCCACAATGGATATGGCTTCCGGGGTCGTCACGCGCAGGCCGTTGATGAAGTGGGCTTCCAGACCGGCTTCCATCATGGCCTTGGAAATGGCCTTTCCGCCTCCGTGAACGATGACGGGGTTGAAGCCCAGCGCCTCCAGCAGCACGATGTCCCTCATGAGCTTTTTGACCAGGCGGGGGTCGTCCATGGCGCTGCCTCCGAATTTGATCAGGAAGGTTTTGTCCCGGTAGGCCTGGAGGTAGGGAAGCGCGCCGACGATGACGGATGCCTGTTCAATCAGGCGGGTGATTTTGGAGTCCATATCAGTAATGCAACGGTAGAGATGATTGATGCGGAAAGGGGGAAGGGGCCGATTCAAAGCAGGCGCCTGCTCCTGAAGTAGATCAGGGGGAGAATGATGGAAACGAGCATGACCGCCAGGGAGATGTAGTAGCCGTATTCGTATTCCAGGCCGGGCATGTTGGAGAAGTTCATCCCGTAAATGCTGGCGATCAGCGTGGGGGGCATGAAGACCACGGCCGCCACGGTGAAGATTTTTACGATTTCGTTCTGCTCAATGTTGATGAGGCCCAGAACGGCGTCCAGCATGAAGTTGACGTTGCTGGACAGGAAATTGGCGTATTCGGAAAGGGAGGTGACGTCGCGGCTCAGGGGGCGGAGCTTGATGTACAGGGTGGAGTTGGTGTCGTCCAGGGCCTCTTCATTGCTGGCGTAGGTGAGCAGGCGCAGAAGGTTGACCAGGCAGTCGCGCTGGCGTGTCAGGAGGTCGCCCACCCTGCCGAGGTCCTGGAGGATGAGGCGCAGAGCGCTGGAAACGGGGGCCCTTTTGTTGGATTTGATTTCCGGTTCGTCCCTGCGGAAGATGTTTTTGGAGAGACGGTCCAGTTCCGCGCCGAAGCGTTCCAGTACGTCCGCCTGGCGGTCCACGATGGTTTCCAGCAGTCCGGTGAAGACCTGGTCGCGGCTGATCTGCTTCTGGCGCAGGAGCTGGTGGGAGAAGACCCGGAAGGAGTAGGAGTCGGAATGGCGGATGGTGATGATCTTGGCCCCCATGAGGACGAAGGTGATTTCCGAAAGGGAAGGGGATTCCGTATCCACCCTGCTGAGAACCGTGGTGGTCATGAAACGGGCGCCGTCTTCCGTGTACAGGCGGCTGGTGGCCTCAATTTCCCGCATTTCATCGTAAGTGGGCATCTCCAGGCCGCAGAGGCGTTCCACGAATTTGATTTCCCCGGGTTCCGGCGTGAGAAGATCAATCCAGAAGATGCTGTCAAAGTACTGTGCTTCCGCATCCACTTGGGTGGTGCGCTCAATGCCTTCCGGGGTTTGACGATAAAGTCGAATCATGCCGTTGATGTCGGTAGGGGTGGTGAAACGGTTCCGCGCATGATGTCGAGTGACACCCAACGGGCTGCATGATGCCCTGTTTTTACGGGGAAGGAAAGTAAAATCAGTGACAAAAAGGCCCGGTTCCCAAGCGGGGAACCGGGCCTTCCGGAAAAAGGAAAGAAGATGTCGCCGCTTAGGCGTTTTCCTTGACGACCACCTTGAGGCTGGCTTCCACCTGGGGATGAACCTTGATCACGACGGCGTGCTCGCCTTCGCTCTTGATCGGCTTTTCAAGTTCGATCGCGCGGCGGTCCACTTCCACGCCCTGAGCGGTAAGGGCTTCGTGAATGTTCTGGTTGGTGATGGCGCCGAACGCCTTGCCGCCCTGGCCCACTTCGAGGACGAGGTCCACGGTCAATCCGTTGATCTTAGCGGCCACTTCCTGGGCGGCGCTGAGCTCTTCCGCTTCGCGCTTGGCGCGGGCGGCTTGAAGATTGGCGATGAAACGGCGGTTGGAAGCCGTTGCTTCGTGGGCAAGACCCTGAGGGATGAGATAGTTGCGGCCATAGCCAGCCTTAACGGTCACCAGGTCGGCTTC
Protein-coding sequences here:
- the ispE gene encoding 4-(cytidine 5'-diphospho)-2-C-methyl-D-erythritol kinase; this translates as MISYKAPCKVNASLRVLGKREDGFHEVDTVMVPLELSDELGFSPAPCLEMSCSAPGVPVDESNLVMKAGRLMERELGRTMPWHVHLVKNVPHGAGLGGGSSDAACVLKVLNSLENGGLPPERLVELAGEIGSDIGFFIYGTACRCTGRGENVAPLPDWREWAPLLVLLKPSFGVSTPDAYRRWAGSRELPGIPYGEQEVDGHVLVNDLEKPVFEKHLFLAEMKRWLLARRGVRGAMMSGSGSTMFAVMEDENVARTLMEDAARELDPTLWMWSGRVAQQGFCKNMPQ
- a CDS encoding helicase C-terminal domain-containing protein — translated: MNGAGAGEDCGVSAFEAYVRQAFAEDGLFSRARDFEYRAEQQNMALAVARALQVDAPLLVEAGTGVGKSLGYLLPAVKFALDFERKAVVSTHTINLQEQLFNKDIPLLRAALGIDFSAALLKGRQNYLCHSRLRRALGQMDSLFTQTEAAELKRIQDWALRTQDGTLSDMTFKPSPKVWAMVCSEPHACSMRNCGPSCPYQVARKKVLDAKVVVLNHTLFFGLMAQAEESEEAGFVFPGDFVILDEAHMIENIAARQLGVQLSESHLNYELLRMFNPRTKKGLLKPLNNPSLFQRVEEVLDASGLFFQNVRDDLGFAGHGKIVRILQPEWSQDMLSLPLAELVGELKREALKQEENVSVKDELADMAARMEEAQASLKVLMDMTEEEHVYWAEKSGPEGRNLSVCSAPVEVGEILRERLFSAGRAAILTSATLGTGDADMSYFAGRVGAEKVRKLQIGSPFNYREQMRLIVARSMPEPDQPEYAEVLPEWIKRYLAESKGRAFVLFTSYRLMVQAAEKVRPFCEGQGWNLYVQGQEMQRHAMLEAFRKDVNSVLFGTDSFWTGVDVPGEALSNVIVTRLPFEVPDHPLVESRFESIKERGGNPFYEYSVPVAILKLRQGVGRLIRTKNDSGMVVILDSRVATKRYGARFIKSLPDARLEFV
- a CDS encoding ABC transporter ATP-binding protein → MSHHLVETIDLCFSYPDSPPALNGVTMRITHGESVALVGGNGAGKSTLLLHLNGLLTPSSGQVRVGDIPVTPKTAARVRESVGMVFQQADDQLFMPTVREDVAFGPLNMGLPQEEIDRRVAQALQDVNAAALADKMTHHLSGGEKRAVSIATVLSMSPDILVLDEPSANLDPASRRTLINLLRRFSHTKIIATHDLDMVMDLCTRCIVMKDGSILADAPVPDIFADCALLEEARLEQPLSYCLRHYGR
- a CDS encoding energy-coupling factor transporter transmembrane component T; translated protein: MPLFTDAARQFRQMDRFSCGNTGFHRLDARIKIGAFIVFQICVLSWPPQEITGQLPFFLFPVCVIRMAGLPLGYLLKRTLWLLPVAVMIGIFNPLVDRTPAGEWFGIPVTRGMISFISIILRCMLTILAAFTLLASTGFAPLCRGLRQLGVPRILITLLAFLYRYAFILVDEFQNTLLAFRSRRGSSGAVPLSIWGAMTGQLLLRAFGRAERIYQAVQCRGGEDPEFSSVPGAITARGVMGGLLFCLFAILFRCVNVTMLAGQFTRNLIS
- a CDS encoding energy-coupling factor ABC transporter permease; amino-acid sequence: MHMADGFVSPAVGCTMWAATAAITVLCARKIKQEKEARLVPLMGVLGAFIFACQMLNFTIPGTGSSGHLGGGLILAILLGPYAGFLVMAAILAVQALFFADGGLLALGCNIFNLGFFSCLVAYPFIYKPLAGGSPGTGRITLASITAAVIGLQLGAFSVVLETTASGISALPFAQFVELMLPIHLAIGVVEGLATAAVVIFISKAQPSLLRPAEPEHGTPKRASFTVLGIFAVAALLCGAALSWFASAYPDGLEWSVAGVTGSEETSLAAPSAIHRNLESVQTATAIMPDYALPAAEETVPDTEPASLVNPETSLAGILGSAIIAALIFLAGFLFGRKPHEDRPR
- a CDS encoding lipocalin family protein, whose translation is MNKLLCTAAVLLLASCASRQAEITGCWVQPVPGQPGAMQGIRLLPGGGAESVNMNTLVYTEWSRNGNVLTLRGKSIGNKNSSVFTTQAVITSLTDGKLELEAGGQKDAYTRVKP
- the argB gene encoding acetylglutamate kinase — encoded protein: MDSKITRLIEQASVIVGALPYLQAYRDKTFLIKFGGSAMDDPRLVKKLMRDIVLLEALGFNPVIVHGGGKAISKAMMEAGLEAHFINGLRVTTPEAISIVERTLSGTINPGLVQMFRDFGGKGVGIPGTEIFVGERIQEKDEQGNPVDIGEVGNVIGCLTERVTEALELQITPIVSPLAKELGTHKPLNVNADLAAAALARELKPVKLIYISDVPGIMKDPSDPSTLIKSVTRTEALELIENGTVSGGMIPKINSAIDALNAGVRKVHFIDGRLPHTLLLEIFTPDGIGTEVIREQR
- a CDS encoding magnesium transporter CorA family protein, with amino-acid sequence MIRLYRQTPEGIERTTQVDAEAQYFDSIFWIDLLTPEPGEIKFVERLCGLEMPTYDEMREIEATSRLYTEDGARFMTTTVLSRVDTESPSLSEITFVLMGAKIITIRHSDSYSFRVFSHQLLRQKQISRDQVFTGLLETIVDRQADVLERFGAELDRLSKNIFRRDEPEIKSNKRAPVSSALRLILQDLGRVGDLLTRQRDCLVNLLRLLTYASNEEALDDTNSTLYIKLRPLSRDVTSLSEYANFLSSNVNFMLDAVLGLINIEQNEIVKIFTVAAVVFMPPTLIASIYGMNFSNMPGLEYEYGYYISLAVMLVSIILPLIYFRSRRLL
- the rplI gene encoding 50S ribosomal protein L9; this encodes MATMEVILATKIEGLGAEADLVTVKAGYGRNYLIPQGLAHEATASNRRFIANLQAARAKREAEELSAAQEVAAKINGLTVDLVLEVGQGGKAFGAITNQNIHEALTAQGVEVDRRAIELEKPIKSEGEHAVVIKVHPQVEASLKVVVKENA